AGTAATAAGAGCCTTTATTTATCATTTATTAAAAAGTCATTTCCAAAAATTAAAAAAAGTCCTGTTCTTATGGGTACAGCAATAGAGTTTAGCGATGATTTTGGTAAAATATCTTCTTTTAGAGAAGACTATCTAATTGAGTTGCATGGTATTCTTATTAAAGCGATCAAAGTTATTGATAAGGAAATATTGCCTATAGTTGAAGTGGTAGACGGTGTGAAATATTGGGAAATATCATTAATAGAAGAATTCCCAGATTATTTCATTCAAGCAACATATGATGATGCACTGAATATAGCTATCTCATATAAAGATGCATTACTCGATGAGATAAAAAAGACAAAAGATTTCATCGAAAAGTCAGAGAAGAACGATATAGATTTTGCCGATCTAATTTAGTAGATAAAAAATATTCAGTGATAAGAATATCAGACTATATATATCCTTCAAAGAGATAAAAATTCTCACCTTTGCATATTTAAGGTAAGAATTTTTGCTAAGAATACATATTTATTTAGTTTTTAACTAATAGCAGCGGTTAGCTAAGCCTTCTTGACATCGCCTGAAACTACTGCTTAGCTTATGGAATGCGTTGATTTTATAATACTAAGTAAGGTCATGAAGGATCTTCTTTTTATTAAGACTACTACCTAGGTTTATAACATAAGAATTAACGGAAATAGGTCAGCCCTCAACCCATCAAAAAGACAGCCAAGAAAACCAACCCATTTATTTCAACTTGATGCTTAGATTAAACGCTTAATTCAACTGCAAAGAGCCCTTCGCATTCATCAGAAGCTCAACCACATCATCACCGCTAATCACTTCAAAGCGCTTATCGATGGCTGATTCTTCGACACCATTATGTTTCATGCAAGCGCCGCAGACCAATACTTGACCGCCTTTTTCGATAAAGGCTTCTAACAATTCGCCCGCAGGTTCAAATGGCGCGCCAATATTGACGTTATCTAACGCGTTGGGCAGTGCCAAATGTACCGCGTCCACCATCAATATCACTGAGGCAGAATGACCTTTTTTGAGTGCCACGCCAGCCATAGTAAATGCTAAGGTGATTTTGCTTGGATTTGATTCACTATTATCAAATAACGTACCGACATAATCCGTCGTGTTAGCCATAGTATTCTCCTTATAAGACTGTTTTAATTAGATAGTATTTAGTTGAGCTGAGTATGATGCTCACTACTATCCTAACATTTAATATATATATTTATATAATGTATTGTTAGGAAATAGTAGTTATAAGGTTAACTGATTGTGAATAGGTGTTTGTGACTTATGAATAAAGCTGAATAATAAATGCTAACTTTGCGGTGGCCACGGACGATCAGCATCACTGATGATCCATTCTGCCACATAGCCACTCGGTGGCAACTGCCAATCTGCTTGCCCCAATGAGGCTAGTACACGTGCTGTTTCTATCACCTTACCTTTTTCAGTCACGCCCGTACGCAGTAGCGCAGAGGAGCAAGGTTTGCTCTTTACCCACATCGATTGCTCAATATATATCCAGCGCTCATCGAAGCCGACGATATGCGTTTTCATGGTGATTTTATCAAAGGCACGAATGCGTTTGCGATATTGGATGGTGCTGCCAGCGACGACCAAACCCCAACGCTGCTTGAGCAGTTGGCTACCAAGCCCGCTACGCACCGCGAAGTCAGTACGACCCATATCAAAAAGGGTAAGTACGCGACCATTATTCATCTCTAAGAAATTATCAATATCTGTCAGACGACAGCGAAAGCTAATCTCACTCGTATCTTTAAACGTTAAGGTATTGCCTTTTTTGACTTGTAGCGCGGCGTGGGCGATGGTGCTGGCATAACGGATAAATGGATACATAGTGCAATCTCAAAAGAGTAAAAGGTAAAGTGAGTATTCTTATTTTAGGGCTTATTAGATGCTACACCGATATGATTAAAATAAGCGCTGACAGTTTCAGGTATCCAGTTGATATCAAATCTTGATTTTTTATAAAGATGCGGCAATTTGTCTTTATCAGAGCGATAACGAATAAAACCCACATGCCCGCCATGCTCAGTGTCTAAGATAGTGACACTGTTAGACACATCATTCGGCGTGGCGGTAAAACCAAGGAAGGGGTCGTCTTTGGCACTAATTAACAATAAAGGCTTCGTTACTTTTATCAAATAAGGCAGGGCTGATGAGGCTTGATAGTAGTGGTTATTAGAGCGGTAGCCGTGACGCGGCGCGGTAAAGATATCGTCAAAATCACTGATGCGATTGACTGCTTTGATTGAGTCGATCTCTTCTTTGCTGATGTCATTGGCTAAGGCTTTTTTGATAATCGGGTTGAGCAAATAAGGGGTGTAAATTCGATGACTCAAAAAGCTGTGCATACTAAGCGCCGCTGATGACATATCGACGGGAGCGGAGATGACCACAGCGCCTTGGCAGATTGCGTCGTCGCCATATTCGCCCATATATTTTGCCAAAGCATTGCCACCCAGTGACACCCCAGCCGCATAGATATTGGCGTACTGCTGACTTAGGTTTTGCAGCGCATGATGCACCTCATCGGTATCACCCGCATTATAAAAAACTCGACCATTAGCAGGAATGCCGCCACAACTGCGGAAGTGCGCCACCACAAAGTGCCAGCCCTGAGCGTGCATTTGATGCGCCAAAGCACGTGCATAATGGCTGTCGCTACTGCCTTCCATACCGTGGAATAGCACGATTAATGGCGTTTGTTCACGCTCGCTGTTTTCTACGGTGGCGATAGGATGCGCATCATAAAAGTCATAAGCAATATCACTTTCATCCAACGAGTCTTTTTCGACCACACGGCGATAAGTAGGCGTTTTGGGCGCAAAAAACTTAGGCAAGATGCTTTGCAGATGCGGATTGGCCAGCCAAAAGGGCGGCTTAAAAGGCGCTGGAGAGAAGGGTTGGCTCGGTTTTGACGTTGGCGAATTTGAGGTTGGCATAAAGGTATCTTATTTAATGGGCGTTAAAATCATCTTTAACAATCAGTGCCTTATCATACCCATGCCAGTTATCAAAACCAATAAGATTTAGTGAATGCTCAGTGAACGCATGATTACTCATTCAATTTTTCCGACGCATTTAATACCCGTCCATCCATCGCCAGACGTTCTTTTAAATGGTCGATATCTGCCTCAGCAATCGTCACGGTCAATGTCACTTGTTTACTATAGGCAACATCATCGATACTGCCATTTAAACTGTCGACCACATAGCGGCACTGTGCTTCGGTCGCAAACTCTGCCAATATCTGCACTTGTACCATTGGCACATAAGGGCTTAAATCCATCTCATCGACGACTGCTTGCGCTGCGCCTGCATAAGCACGGGTTAGACCGCCTGCGCCCAGTTTAATACCACCAAAATAACGCACCACGATAATAATGACGTTACCGATCGCTTTATGTTGCAGCACATTTAATATAGGTCGCCCTGCCGTGCCATTCGGTTCACCATCATCATCAAAGCCTGCACTGGTAGTATTATTGGGATCACCAATGATATACGCCCAGCAGTGGTGGCGCGCATCGGCATATTGCTCGCGTAGTTGTTCCACGTGAAACATTGCCTGTTCACGCGAGGTTACAGGATAAGCGTAAGCAATAAACTCGGATTTTTTAATTTCTAAGCGCGCAGTGACAGCACGTTTTAGCGTTTGATAGCTCATATTTCATCAGGTCTAGGTTGGATATGGTAAACTTGTCTAACTTTCACTGTCGTCCGTATTGGGTGCAGTGTTCATTTAATTTTTTATTATAGTACCACTTCTGACCCATGAAGATAGCGGACACGCTCAGTGCGAGTGCTGATGTCGTTAGCTGCTACGGTAAAGTAGGTATCATCAAACGAATGGTAGGCAATATATGCGTCTAGATAAATTTTTGAGTAAAGCTACTGAGCTATCGCGTAAAGAATCCAAAAAAATTCTGCACGCTGGTGAAGTGACGGTAAACGATCAAGTCATTAAAGACCCTGGCGTCCATGTCGATGTGGTCAATGACGATGTGATTTGGGCAGGCGAGCCATTATCGGTCGCGGCGGGCAGTCGTTATATTCTATTACATAAGCCTGAAGGCTTTGAATGTACGCTGAAAGTGAAAGAGCATCCAATCGTCACTGAGCTGATTGCGGTGCCAGAGCTTGGTAGCTTGCGCATTGCAGGGCGTCTTGATGTTGATACGACCGGCGCATTACTAATGAGTGATGATGGTAAATGGTTACACCGTGTCACCAGTCCTAAACATGAACATGCCAAAATCTATGAGCTGACTTTAGCAGATGCGATGGATGAAGCGGCGCAAGCCAATGCCGTCAAAGAAGTCGCTGAGGGCATCCTTTTAGAAGGCGATCACGAAGAAACAAAACCTGCGGTTCTAGAATTCATTGATGAGACGCATGCACGTTTGACGCTTGAGCAAGGTAAATATCATCAAGTAAAACGCATGATGGGTTACTTTGGTAATAGAGTGGTTGAGCTGCATCGCGCTAGTGTCGGTCATATTACTTTGGAAGGATTAGAGAAAGGCGACAGTCGCTTTTTAACACCTGAAGAAGTGGCTAAGTTCTAAGTTTTTCATCTTGAAATGAACTCGCAAGCACTTCTTTACAATCAGCAGCCACTTCACGTGTGCTGCTTTTTTTGACCGTAGTGTTTGACCATGTTTTTTAACTGTAGTTTTTAACTATCACTTTTACCCTGTTATGTCTCGCGTGTCCACTGTGTTGCCTATCTCTTAAAGCTCAGTAGCAGTTTTGCAAAATTGAGCCGTTAAACCTTTGCAAAAGTATTCCTTGTGCTAAAGTCTGCCTATCTTTTTTTTAATCTATTTTTTTACATAATATCGTTGTCTTTATTAAAGGTGGCTATTGTTAAAAACCGATATTGTTAGAAGCGAGTATTATTAGAAACAGCTATTCTTAAGATTGAGTGTTGTTAAAATTAAAGGTTATTAAAAATCGTTGTTACTGAAACGCGCTGTTATTAAAAGCTGTTTTTGTTAAAACCAGATAGGACTGTCTCTGTGAAATCATCTCTATTAAAATCTGCCAGTTTAATTGGCGCCATGTTATTGGCAACCACCGCTTGTGCCCAGTCTAGTGATACTGCCGCTACTAACCAAAAAGCGAGCCAGAGTACTCAAAATACAAAAGCCGCTGGCACTGTTAGCAAGTCTGTTGACAGTCGCTTGCGCCAATTGCTCACTCAGGCAGGGATCAAAACACAAATTAGCTCTATTGTGCCGTCCAACTTACCCAATATGTATCAAGTCAATTTGGCGGGGCAGTTGCCTTTGCATATCACTGAAGATGGCAAATATGTCATTCAAGGCGAGCTACAAAAGAATCCAAGCAAGCGTGTAGTCACCAAGACGCCAGCGCGTAGCACCAGTGCGCAGGCAGGCAAACCTGTCAGTGCGAGTGTCAAAGCTGATATATTGGCAAATATGGATGCGCTGAAAAATATGAGCACTAAGACGCCGTTCTTTTATACCGCAGTGCCAGGTGTGATTTGGGGTGCGACATTAGAAGGCGTGCCTTTTTTACTATCGGATGATGCACAATATATTACTGATGGCGAGATTTCTGTCATCGAAAATGGTCAATTCATCGGACTCGATGAGGAGTTTGAAAAGCGTAAAAATCAGTCTGTGTTTGCGACTTTAGATGAAAGCCAGCTGATTAATTATCCAGCGACCGGCTCTGAGAGAGCGGTTATTTATGTGGCCAATGATGTCAACTGTCCTTATTGCCGCCGCTTGCATCAGCAGCTACCGATGCTTAATGCCAAAGGTGTGACGGTTAAAACCATTGGTTATCCGATATACGAGCAGTCCCCTGAGCAAATGCGTGGCATTTGGTGTCAAAGTGATGAGGACAGCCGCCGTAAAGCTTTTGATAAAGCAATGTTGCAGGGTGAGATGACACGTGCACCAGCAAGTTGTACAGCCGATCATGTGACGCCCAATCGCGAAAAAGCGGCAGGGCTTGCAGTCATGGCTACGCCTGCTATCTACCGTGAAGATGGCGTGCTTTATCAAGCGAGCTTTGAGAGTCCTGAGTTTTTAGAATTTTTGGGCGTACAGTAGCTCACACAGATGTTTAATAAAGTTATGAATAAAAAATGTGTTAAGAGATGATATTCCTTAATATTGATAAAAAAGACCGCCACAAATTAATTTATGTGGCGGTTTTTTATTACCTCTAAAAGATGGAGATAGAAAGTCTATTGTGGCAACACGATATCAACGATTTTCCAACCAATTAAACCGTTACGCTGCATCTTGATGGTGAGCGGATAACCTTTTACCTGACCGCTAATGGTGAAGCAATTAATACCGCAATAGCCCAATGTTGGCTTGTCACTGTCCGACCCTTGCGCTACCTGTTGCTCCAGTTCAGCGGCTTGTTTTTTCATGATTTGCTGCATTTGGCTTTTGACCACTGCATCCACATCACCGCGCTGGATGATAAGATTTTGAATCAAATTTTTGAGATCGACCTGATTACTGGCGATTGCCCATGCAGCGGCCAGCTCTTTGGTCGCGGTATTGGCCTGACCTTGGGTATTGATGACTTTTTCGATATTTTGTGGCGTGATAGCACCATTCACCGCCTGCGTGATAAAACTATTAGCGGCTTGGGTCAATGGCTCGCCGCCCAACTCAGCGACCAATGGATAATTGGCCATAGTCGCCGTAAACTGACTGGTTAGTTGGTTTTGGATGCTAGGTCGCACTTGCTCATAGTCGATCGCTGCGGCGATGGTCGCGCCGTCTTTGGCATCGTAGGCATTTTTAAGCTGATAAGCGCTGTAATAGGGCGAGCCTGCATAGACAGCGAAGGCAATGACGATTAATAAAATAATCAGCTTCTTCATAAAGATCAAACCCTTATCGCAAAACAAAAACGTAATGATGGGCAGATTTAATACTGGTGAGTATAAATCTAAAACCCCAAAGATATAGCGATAAATATTAGCATGGCTGAGACTTTTTAAGGTATGAAAACCTTTGTTCATTCCTTAATAAAACCTTTTTGTATGGCCAAGCGCACTATAGTGGATACTTTCCCTGCCTAAGCGCTTGATAAATCGCCATAGCATCTCCATAAATAGCGCAAACTTTTAATAATTGATTTGGCTAAGCAGCATCCCGCCGTATTCGCTTGTAAGATTCATAGCAGTATCACCTCTTTTCTCTCACTATTTATGATGTTTCATGTGAAACCTTTGAGTGCCATAGTGAGTCGTATTAAGGTGGTGGTTGACTAGAACTACTGAATCGACTGTCCGGTGGACTGTAAAGACGATAGGAGAGCCCATGAGTAAGCGCGATTTTTATGAAGTATTAGGTGTGAGCAAGACCGCTGAAAGCAAAGAAATTAAGCGAGC
This region of Psychrobacter sp. JCM 18902 genomic DNA includes:
- a CDS encoding disulfide isomerase DsbC N-terminal domain-containing protein; this encodes MKSSLLKSASLIGAMLLATTACAQSSDTAATNQKASQSTQNTKAAGTVSKSVDSRLRQLLTQAGIKTQISSIVPSNLPNMYQVNLAGQLPLHITEDGKYVIQGELQKNPSKRVVTKTPARSTSAQAGKPVSASVKADILANMDALKNMSTKTPFFYTAVPGVIWGATLEGVPFLLSDDAQYITDGEISVIENGQFIGLDEEFEKRKNQSVFATLDESQLINYPATGSERAVIYVANDVNCPYCRRLHQQLPMLNAKGVTVKTIGYPIYEQSPEQMRGIWCQSDEDSRRKAFDKAMLQGEMTRAPASCTADHVTPNREKAAGLAVMATPAIYREDGVLYQASFESPEFLEFLGVQ
- a CDS encoding YheT family hydrolase yields the protein MPTSNSPTSKPSQPFSPAPFKPPFWLANPHLQSILPKFFAPKTPTYRRVVEKDSLDESDIAYDFYDAHPIATVENSEREQTPLIVLFHGMEGSSDSHYARALAHQMHAQGWHFVVAHFRSCGGIPANGRVFYNAGDTDEVHHALQNLSQQYANIYAAGVSLGGNALAKYMGEYGDDAICQGAVVISAPVDMSSAALSMHSFLSHRIYTPYLLNPIIKKALANDISKEEIDSIKAVNRISDFDDIFTAPRHGYRSNNHYYQASSALPYLIKVTKPLLLISAKDDPFLGFTATPNDVSNSVTILDTEHGGHVGFIRYRSDKDKLPHLYKKSRFDINWIPETVSAYFNHIGVASNKP
- a CDS encoding pseudouridine synthase yields the protein MRLDKFLSKATELSRKESKKILHAGEVTVNDQVIKDPGVHVDVVNDDVIWAGEPLSVAAGSRYILLHKPEGFECTLKVKEHPIVTELIAVPELGSLRIAGRLDVDTTGALLMSDDGKWLHRVTSPKHEHAKIYELTLADAMDEAAQANAVKEVAEGILLEGDHEETKPAVLEFIDETHARLTLEQGKYHQVKRMMGYFGNRVVELHRASVGHITLEGLEKGDSRFLTPEEVAKF
- a CDS encoding DUF2939 domain-containing protein; the encoded protein is MNKGFHTLKSLSHANIYRYIFGVLDLYSPVLNLPIITFLFCDKGLIFMKKLIILLIVIAFAVYAGSPYYSAYQLKNAYDAKDGATIAAAIDYEQVRPSIQNQLTSQFTATMANYPLVAELGGEPLTQAANSFITQAVNGAITPQNIEKVINTQGQANTATKELAAAWAIASNQVDLKNLIQNLIIQRGDVDAVVKSQMQQIMKKQAAELEQQVAQGSDSDKPTLGYCGINCFTISGQVKGYPLTIKMQRNGLIGWKIVDIVLPQ
- a CDS encoding acyl-CoA thioesterase produces the protein MYPFIRYASTIAHAALQVKKGNTLTFKDTSEISFRCRLTDIDNFLEMNNGRVLTLFDMGRTDFAVRSGLGSQLLKQRWGLVVAGSTIQYRKRIRAFDKITMKTHIVGFDERWIYIEQSMWVKSKPCSSALLRTGVTEKGKVIETARVLASLGQADWQLPPSGYVAEWIISDADRPWPPQS
- a CDS encoding YigZ family protein, which gives rise to MSYQTLKRAVTARLEIKKSEFIAYAYPVTSREQAMFHVEQLREQYADARHHCWAYIIGDPNNTTSAGFDDDGEPNGTAGRPILNVLQHKAIGNVIIIVVRYFGGIKLGAGGLTRAYAGAAQAVVDEMDLSPYVPMVQVQILAEFATEAQCRYVVDSLNGSIDDVAYSKQVTLTVTIAEADIDHLKERLAMDGRVLNASEKLNE
- a CDS encoding DsrE family protein, with protein sequence MANTTDYVGTLFDNSESNPSKITLAFTMAGVALKKGHSASVILMVDAVHLALPNALDNVNIGAPFEPAGELLEAFIEKGGQVLVCGACMKHNGVEESAIDKRFEVISGDDVVELLMNAKGSLQLN